The nucleotide sequence CAGGAAGGCCGTGATGCCGGCCGCGCCCCTGGCCTGCGGATCGGTGCGCGCAAACACGGTGAACAGGCCGGCGATGGGCGCGTTGGTGATGAAGCACTTGCGGCCCGTGATGCGGTAGTGGTCGCCATCGCGCACGGCCACGGTCCGCTGCGCGGTGGCGTCGGAACCGGCCTCGGGCTCGGTGAGCGCGAAGCAGCCCGTGAGGCGGCCGCTGGCCAGCTCGGGCAGCCAGCGCTGCTTCTGCTCGGGCGTGCCGTCGACCACCAGCGACTCGGACGCGATGCCCGTATTGCCGCCGAAGCGCGCGCGGAAGGTGGTGGCGGCCTGCGAGACCTCCATGTTCACCAGCGACAGTTCCTCGCTCGTGAGCCCCGCCCCGCCGTACGGCTCGGGAATGCTGTGGCCGAACAGGCCCAGCGCGCGCATGCGCTCGACCACGGGCTCGGGGATCAGGTCGTCGCGGTCGACCTCGGCCTCGATGGGCATGCATTCGTTGCGGATGAAGTCGCGGACTTCGGCGAGCAGGGCATTGAATTTTTCGGGGTTGCGGATCATGGGTTCGAACTCGTCGTTTTTCGGTTCAGCGCAGGCCCTGCGCGGTTTCGAGCTGGCGCACGGCATCGAGCAGCAGCGGCGCGACCTTGCGTTCCATGCGCTCGCCGGGCGAGCGGTAGGTGGCGAGCGTGCAGTTCATCGCCAGCGGCGTTTCGCGCGGCGGCACGCGCACGGGCACGGCGACGGCATGGATGTCCTTCTTCCAGTCGCCGCGCGAGTGGCAGAAGCCGCGCGCGGCAAAGAGCTTCTGGTCGGCTTCCCACGCGGGCCGCAATTGCTGGAACAGCGCCGCGTCCTGCAGCCGCAGCCGGTTGAGGATGGCCGAGCGCTCCGGTGCCGTGCAGGCCAGCATCAGCGCGCGGCCGATCGCCGCGGCCAGCAGCGGGCGCGTGCTGCCGATGTCGGGCATGTGGGTGTTGGTGTTGTCGGTGCGGATGGTGTCGACGTAGACCACGTCGGAGCGGTCGCGCATGCCCAGGTTGACCGAGCAGCCCGTCTCGCGCGCCAGCCTTTCCATGATGGGCCGCGCGACCTGGCGCACCTGCATGCTGGCCAGCAGCGGGTAGCCCAGCGACAGCACGCCGGGCCCGAGCCTGTACTTCTGCGTGGCGCCGTCGCGGCTCAGGTAGCCCAGCAAGGTGAGCGTGTAGGTGATGCGCGAGACCGTGGGCTTGGGCAGCCCGCTGCGGTCCGAGATCTCGCGGTTGCCGAGCACCGGGTCGGCGCTGGTGAACACGCGCAGCACTTCCATGCCGCGCGCCAGGTTCATCGAGAACTGGCGGTCGGCAGTGAGGTCGTGCGGATCGACGAGACCCGGGAGCGCGATGCTTGTCATGCGGGAGGAGGAGCGCGGTGGTGTGGGCATGATTGGCCGTTCGAAATGGGGCGTCAATGAAACGCGGCAGGTGTTTCGCTGTGCGAAACAGCGATTGTTGGCCCGCGCGGCGTCTGGCAAAACCGGCTCGTACCCGGAGCCCTTCGCCCCGGCTTGGAGCCACGCTTGCATTCCCCCGACGACACCCCACGACGACCCGCGCGCGGCGCCCTTTCGGGCGTGCGCATCCTCGACATGGCCACCGTGCTGGCCGCGCCACTGGGCGCCACGCTGTGCGCCGACCAGGGTGCCGAGGTGGTGAAGCTCGAGCTGCCCGGCGGCGGCGACGCACTGCGCGGCCTGCAGCCCGTGAAGGACGGCAAGGCGCTGTGGTGGAAGATCGCCAACCGCGGCAAGCGCGGCATCACGCTCGACGTGCGCCAGCCCGCCGGCCGCGCGCTGCTGCTCAAGCTGGTGACGCGCTTCGACGTGTTGGTGGAGAACTTCCGCACCGGCACGCTCGACCGCTGGGGGCTGGACCTGGCCACGCTGCATCGCGCCAATCCGCGGCTCGTGGTGGTGCGGCTCACGGGCTTCGGCCAGACCGGGCCCTACAAGTCGCGGCCGGGCTTCGCGCGCATCTTCGAGGCCATGAGCGGCTTCACCAACCTCACGGGCGAAGCGGGCGGCTCGCCGCTGCACAGCAACTTCCCGGTCGGCGATGCGGTGGCGGGGCTGTTCTGCGCCTTCTCCATCGCCTCGGAAATGGCGCGCCTGCGCGGCGACCCGCAGGCGCTGGGCTGCGAAGTGGACCTGGCCGCCACCGAGGCGCTGTTCCGCCTGCTCGACCCGCTGCCCGTGGAGCACGAGCAGCTCGGCACGGTGCGCATGCCCGCGGGCAACTGCGCGAGCTACACCGCGCCCTCGAACATGTACCGCAGCCGCGACGGCCTCTACTTCTCGGTGGTCGCGTCGTCGGACCCGATCTTCCAGCGGCTGTGCGCGGCCGTCGACAGACCCGAGTGGGCGGGCGACCCGCGCTTCGCCAGCAACCCCGCGCGCGTCGTGAACCTGGTGGCGCTCGACGAAGGGCTCGGCGCGTGGTTCGCCGCGCACGACTACGACACCATCGAACGCCGGCTCGAGGAGGCCGGCATTCCCTTCAGCAAGATCTTCACCATCGCCGACATCGAGCAGGACCCGCACTACCGCGCGCGCGAGGCGATCATCCGGCTGCCCGACCCCGACTACGGCAGCCTGCCCGCGCCGTGCGTGGTGCCGCGCGTGCCGGGCCGCGAGTTGCCGATCCCGCGCACGGGGCCCGACACCGGCGAGCACAACGCCGAGGTCTATGGCGAGTTCGGCCTCGACGCCGCAACGCTCGATGCGCTGCGCGCGGAGAAGGTGATCTGAACCTTCAGTAGTCGGTGAGCGGCCCGTCGCGCAGGCACGGGTTGCGCTCGGCCAGCGGCGCGCGGCGCATCACATCGCGGCCGATGACGGTCTTGTGCACCTCGCTCGCGCCCTCCCCGATCTGGTTGAGCTTGGCATCGCGGAAGAAGCGCTCGAGCGGGAAGTCGCGCAGGTAGCCGCGCCCGCCCGTGAGCTGCAGCGCATCGGTCACGACCTTCATGCACAGGTCGGTGGCCTGCAGCTTGGCCATGGACGCGAAGATCGACACGTCGCTCGCGCCCGCGTCGTACTTGTCGGCCGTGAGCGCGAGCAGGGCGCGGCTGGCCTCGATCTGCGTGACCATGTCGGCCAGCATCCACTGCACGCCCTGGTGCTCGCCCTCGCGCTTGCCGAACACGGTGCGCTCGCCGGCATAGCGGCTCGCGATCTCGACCGCGCCGATGGCGCGGCCCAGCGCCATCGCGGCATGGCCGATGCGCGCGCGCAGCAGCGCGTCCTGCGCGAGCGAGAAGCCATCGCCCTCCGTGCCGAGGCGGTGCGAGGCGGGCACCTCGACCGCGTCGAACTCGAGCGAGGAGATCGGCACGCCGAACCAGCCGAGCTTGTCGACCTCCGCGCCGATGCGAAAGCCCTTGGCATCGCGCGGCATCAGCACCGCGATGAACACCGAGGGATCGTCCTCGGCGCGGCCCACCACCGCGAACCAGTCGGCCGTGCTCGCGCGCGTGATGAACTTCTTGCGGCCCGTGACGAGGTAGCGCCCGCCCTCGCGTCGGATCGTGGTCGAGAGGCCGCGCACGTCGGAGCCCGCGCCGGGCTCGGTCAGCGCGAAGGCCGCCTGCAGCTCGCCGGTGCACAGCCGCGGCACGATCTCGCGGCGCAGCGCCTCGCTCGCGCCCGCGACGATGGCGCGGCTCGACAGGTCGGTGCCCGTGATCATCGAGGCCGAGGTGCTGCACACGCGGCCCAGCTCCTCGATGAGGCGGATGCGCAGCGCCTGGCGCGCATCGGTGCCGCCGTACTCGCGCGGGAACGCGGTGGCGATCACGCCTTCGCGCGCGAGCGTGCGGAAGGTGTCCCAGGCGAACAGGTCCTCGCGCGAGACGGCGTCGGCCCGCGGCCCGAGCGTGTCGCGGCACAGGTCGCGCACGCGTTCAACGGTGGCCTGCTCGTCGGGCCGCAGGCGTTCGAGAAAGTGATCGCCGAACAGTCGGGGGGCGCGGGTGCCTGTGGTCATCGAGGGGTCTCCAGTCGAGGGGCCTGCATGGTGGCGCCGCGCGGCGCGCGCGGTCGAGCCGTGTTTCGACAGGCGAAACACCCGCTTGCCGATGCGGTCCGCGGCTGGTCAGATGGCCCCATGCCCATTCCCCAGACATTCGAAGCCCTTCGCACGCACCAGAGCGCCGAAGGCCAGGTCCAGAGCCGGCTCGAGACCCTGCGGCTCGACGACCTGTCGGCCGGCGAGGTCGTGGTGCGCACCCGCTATGCGGGCGTGAACTACAAGGACTGCCTCTCGCTGCACGGCCGCGCGAAGATCATCGCGTCGTATCCGCGCGTGGCGGGCATCGAGCTGGTCGGCGAGGTGCTCGCCTCATCGGTGCCTTCCTTCGAGCCCGGCCAGGACGTGCTCGTGCACGGCTTCCAGACCGGCATCGCATTCGACGGCGGCTTCTCCGCCTGCGTGCGCGTGCCCGCCGCGCATGTGCAGGCCGTGCCGCCGGGACTCACGCCGCACGAGGCGGCCGTCATCGGCGTGCCCGGCTTCACGGCCGCGATGGCGCTCGAGCGCTTCATCGAGCTCGGCATCGCCCCCGACACAGGCAGCGTGGCGATGAGCGGCGCGGGTGGCGCGGTCGGCCTGCTGGGCACGGCCATCCTCGCGCGCGCCGGCTACCGCGTGGCGGCGATCACGCGCCGCATGGCGCAGGAGGAGCGGCTGCGCGCCATCGGCGCGCACGAGGTGATCGATGCCGCCGTGCTCGACGCGCCGCAACGCCCGCTCGAGAAGCCGCGCTTCGCCGCCGCCATCGACAACGTCGGCGGGCCGATGCTGTCGTGGCTGCTGCGCTCGCTGGCCGACGGCGGCGCCGTGGCGTCGGTGGGCAATGCGGCGGGAAACACCTACGAGGGCAGCGTGCTGCCTTTCATCATGCGGCGCGCGCAGCTGTTCGGCATCGTGGCGAATGCGCCGCTCGCGCAGCGCAAGCGACTGTGGACGAAGCTCGCGGCCGAATGGAAACCCGACATGGCGAGTGTGCTGCCGCACGTGCAACACATACCGCTCGGAGCGCTGATGGAACACAGCGCGCGGCAGCTCGAGGGCGCGACCTCGGGCCGTGTGCTGGTCGATTTCGAGCGCTGAGGGAGCCCGGCCATGGGCCCCCTGCACGGTCTTCGCGTGCTGGAATTCGACGCCATCGGCCCCGTGCCCTGGGCCGCGATGATGCTCGCGGACATGGGTGCCGACGTGCTGCGCATCGCGCGGCCCGTGCCGGCCGGCATGGGCATCGCGCGCGACGCGCGGTACGAGACGGTGCTGCGCGGCCGGCGCGGCGTGACGGCCGACCTCAAGGACCCGGCCGCGCGCGACGCGGTGCTCGCGCTGGCGCGCAACGCGCACGTGCTGCTCGAAGGCCACCGCCCCGGCGTGATGGAGCGGCTGGGCCTCGGGCCCGAGGCTTGCCTCGCGGCATCGCCCGCGCTGGTCTACGGGCGCATGACGGGCTGGGGGCAGCACGGGCCGCTCGCGCGGGCCGTGGGCCACGACATCAACTACATCGGCCTCACGGGTGCGCTGCATGCCACCGGCACGGCCGACAGGCCGGTGCCGCCGCTCAATCTCGTCGGCGATTTCGGCGGCGGCGCGATGCTGCTGGCGCTCGGTGTCATGGCCGCCGTGCTGGAGGCGCGCACCAGCGGCCAGGGACAGGTCGTCGACGCGGCGATGGTCGACGGTTCGCTGCTGCTGATGGCGCCGATCCTGGGGCGCGTGGCCACGGGCGAATGGCTGGACCGGCGCGAGGCCAACCTGCTCGATGGCGGCGCCCCCTTCTACGGCGTGTACGAGACGAGCGACCGTCGGCACCTGGCGGTCGGCGCCATCGAGCCTGCGTTCTACGCCGCGCTGCTCGCGGGGCTGGGCCTGGCGCCCGATGCGCTGCCGCCGCAGCATGACCGCGCGGCCTGGCCCGAAACGCGGCGCCGGTTCGCCGCCCTCTTCGCCACGCGCACGCGCGATGCGTGGTGCGCGGTCTTCGACGGCACCGAGGCCTGCGTGACGCCCGTGCTGTCGCTCGGCGAAGTGCCGGGCCATGCGCACCACGTGGCGCGCGAGAGCTTCGTGCCGGTCGGCGGCGTGGACCAGCCCGCGCCGGCGCCGCGCTTCTCGCGCACCGCGAGCGTCGCGGGCCGCGCGCCGGCCGACGCGCGCGGCGGTGGCGACGAGGCCTTGCGCGACTGGGGTTTCGACCCCGGGGATCCGCGCCTGTCGGCCCTCGGCCGCACGGGCCTCACACCACCCGCCACTCCTCCACCACGAACGCCGTGATCTCCGCCAGAAAGCTCTTCGCATGCGCCATCGTGCGCTGCCCCTGCGCCGAACCGAAGGCGGCGTCCAGCGTGTCGGTGCTCTCGAACCACAGTTCGACGATGCCGTCGATCGGCAGGGTCTCGTAGCCGCAGGGCGTGCCCTTGTCGAACTCGCGCGCGGTCACGACGTTCTGGCGGTAGCCGCCCACGCCGGGCATCTGGCGCACGTGGTCGGCATGCACCTTCCACTCGCGGCGGAAGTCGTCCTCGGAGATGTCGGTGCGGCGGCGCAGTGTCGAGATGCGCTTGAGCAGGCGGTGCGGCTCGGCCGGCGGCGCGATGACGGTGCTCTGCGCGACGCTCACGATGTGCAGGCCGCCGAGGAAATGCCGCTCGTCCTCGCGGATGCGCGCGGCGAGCTCGCCGTCGGTGAAGGCGGCATTCGCCTGCGCCGCGGCATCGAAACCCAGTTGCGAGAAGCCGTCGAAGTCCCACGGGCCGCGCGCGAAGTCGATGCCGCGCTGCAGCCGGTCGGTGACGAGGTTCTGGCGATAGCCGCGCAAGGTGGGCAGTTGCGCGACCAGCGGGCCGTGGCTGTGGCGCCAGTGGTGGCGGAAGGCCTCGTCGGTCCAGTCGGGCTTCTTGCGGATCAGGCCCATGCGCAAAGGAATCGTGGCGTCGGTCATGGTGGGGGTGTCTCCTTGTCGTTGGATGCGGCGGCCGCCTCGGCCCGCGCGCGTGCGAGGCCCGGCGCGCGCTTGGCGAGCCACACGCCGTGGCGCACGGGCCAGCGCCGGTAGGCGGGGTCGACGCCGAGTTCGGCGGCGGCGTGGTGGGCCCAGTAGGGATCAAACAGCGCCTCGCGGCCGAGTGCGACCAGGTCGGCATCGCCGGCGGCGAGCACGGCCTCGGCCTGGCGCGCGTCGACGATCATTCCCACGGCCTGCGTGACCACGCCGGCCTCGCGCCGGATGCGTGCCGAGAACGGCACCTGGAAGCCCAGGCCGCGCGGCACGGGCAAGGCGCGCGTTTCCTCGGTGAGGCCGCCCGAGGAGCAGTCGATGACGTCGACGCCGCAGTCACCGAGCGCGCGCGACAGCGCCACCGAGTCGTCGAGGTTCCAGCCGTCGAGCGTGCCGTCGACCGCCGACAGCCGGCAGAACAGCGGCTTGTGTTCGGGCCAGGCGGCGCGCACGCGGCGCGCGATCTCGAGCGCGAGCGCCATGCGCTTCTCGCGGCTGCCGCCATAGGCATCGTCGCGCCGGTTGGCATTGGGCGAGAGGAAGCTCGCGACCAGGTAGCCGTGGCCGAAGTGCAGCTCGACCACGTCGAAGCCCGCCTCGTCGGCGCGCCGCGCGGCATCGACGAAGCGCTGCACCACGGCCTCGATCTCGTCGAGGCCGAGCGCGCGCGGCGCCGACCAGCCCGGGCCGGCCGCGAGCGCGCTCGGGCCCAGGCGCTCCCAGGGCTCCTCGTCGGCCGCCATGGTCTGCGCGCTCAAGGCCGCGCCGCCTTCCCACAGCGGCTCGCTGCCCGACTTGCGGCCCGCATGCGCGAGCTGCACGCCGATGGCGCCGCCCTGCGCGTGCACGAAGTCGACCACGGCCTTCAGCGGCGCGACCTGGCTGTCCTTCCACAGGCCGAGGTCGGCGGTGCCGATGCGCCCGCGCGGATCGACCGCCGTGCTCTCGGTGAGGATCAGCGCGGCGCCGCCGAGCGCGAACTTGCCCAGGTGCACCAGGTGCCAGGGCGTGGCATGCCCGCGCTCGGCCGCGTGCTGGCACATGGGCGAGATCACGACGCGGTTGGACAACTCGAGCCCGCGCAGGCGCAGCGGCTGGAACAGCAGGGGAAGCGGATCGGACATGGGTGACTCAGGAAGAAGGCTTGTTGGCCGGCCGCGTGCCGAGCCAGGTGCCGCCCATCACGGCGGCGAAGCCGAACAGGTGCCAGACGGTCAGCGTCTCGCCCAGCAGCAGCGCCGCGAAGCCGACGCCGAACACCGGCACCCAGTAGAGGAACACGGCGGTGCGCGCGATACCAATGACGGAGATCGAGCGGTTCCAGATCAGGTTGCCGGCCGCGGTCGCGGCCACGCCCGAGAACAGCACCAGCACCCACGGCCACGCGCCTGGAAAGAGCTGGGCCGCGCCCAGCGGCGAAGGCCCGAGCGCGGCATGCACGATCAGCATCGCGGTGCCGATCAGGTAGATGACCCAGCTCATCGACAGCGGATCGAGCTGCCGCGCGAGCCGCTGCACGCCGACGCCGCCGACCGCGAAGCTGATCACCGACAGCGCGAGCATCAGGTCGCCGAGGCCGGCATGCGAGAGCGTGGCGCCCGGATGGCTCAGCACCACGGCCACCACGCCCGCGAAGCCCAGCGCCACGCCGAGCAGGCGGCGCGGCGTGAGCGGCTCGCCGAACACCAGCGCGGCCATCAGCGCCGACACCAGCGGGCTCAGCGCCATGATCAGCGCGCCGTTGGTGGCGGTGGAGCGCTGCAGCCCGTGCGCGAACAGGATCTGGTTGGCGTACACCATGAGGAAGGCGCAGCCGGCCATCGCGGCCAGCTGGCGCGCGCCGAGCAGCGGCAGCCCGCCGCGCCGCCACAGCACGACGGCGCTGAGCGCGACGCAGGCCACCGCCATGCGCAGCGCCGCCAGCGGCAGTGCCTCGAAGGAGGCGGTGAGCGCCTTCACGGCCGAGACGTTGACGCCCCACAGCACCATGGCCAGCAGCATCCAGCCCTGCACCGAGGCCGGCGTGGCGACCGGCGCGGCCGCGCTGCGGTTCACCTCAGCTTTCCAGCGCGTTCCACATCTCGATGTCGCGCTCCGCGGTCCAGATGCGCGGATGCACGTGGCCCGTGGCCTCGTCGTAGGCGCGCGTCACGTCGAAGGGCATGCAGTGGTCGAAGATCACCCAGTGGCCGTAGGTCGGGCGCAGCGCGGCCACGGTCTCCTTGTAGATCACGTTGAGCGTCTTGCCCTGCGCCACGCCGTTGTTGACCAGCGTGTAGACGTCGGAGATGAAGGCGCGCGTGGAGGCGATGGCCTTGCGCACGTCGGTGGCGTTCTCGAGCGCGGCGCCGCGGCCCGGCACCAGCTTCTCGAAGCCGAAGCCGGCCAGGCGATCGAGCGTGGTGGGCCAGTCGCGGAAGTAGCAGTCGCCCGCGTAGGCGGTGCTTTGGTATTCGACCAGGTCGCCCGCGAAGCAGATCTTCTGGTCCTCGAGGTAGGCGATGGTGTCGCCCTTGGTGTGGCCGCGGCCGACCTGCGCGATCTTCACCTCGAGCTTCTTGCCGAGCCACACGCTCATGGTGCCGTCGAAGGTCATGGTGGGCCAGGTCAAGCCCGGCGGCACCGACTCGACGTTGCGGAACAGGCGCGGGAAGCGGCCGATCTCGCTGGC is from Variovorax paradoxus and encodes:
- a CDS encoding IclR family transcriptional regulator, with product MTSIALPGLVDPHDLTADRQFSMNLARGMEVLRVFTSADPVLGNREISDRSGLPKPTVSRITYTLTLLGYLSRDGATQKYRLGPGVLSLGYPLLASMQVRQVARPIMERLARETGCSVNLGMRDRSDVVYVDTIRTDNTNTHMPDIGSTRPLLAAAIGRALMLACTAPERSAILNRLRLQDAALFQQLRPAWEADQKLFAARGFCHSRGDWKKDIHAVAVPVRVPPRETPLAMNCTLATYRSPGERMERKVAPLLLDAVRQLETAQGLR
- a CDS encoding CoA transferase, whose protein sequence is MATVLAAPLGATLCADQGAEVVKLELPGGGDALRGLQPVKDGKALWWKIANRGKRGITLDVRQPAGRALLLKLVTRFDVLVENFRTGTLDRWGLDLATLHRANPRLVVVRLTGFGQTGPYKSRPGFARIFEAMSGFTNLTGEAGGSPLHSNFPVGDAVAGLFCAFSIASEMARLRGDPQALGCEVDLAATEALFRLLDPLPVEHEQLGTVRMPAGNCASYTAPSNMYRSRDGLYFSVVASSDPIFQRLCAAVDRPEWAGDPRFASNPARVVNLVALDEGLGAWFAAHDYDTIERRLEEAGIPFSKIFTIADIEQDPHYRAREAIIRLPDPDYGSLPAPCVVPRVPGRELPIPRTGPDTGEHNAEVYGEFGLDAATLDALRAEKVI
- a CDS encoding acyl-CoA dehydrogenase family protein, which encodes MTTGTRAPRLFGDHFLERLRPDEQATVERVRDLCRDTLGPRADAVSREDLFAWDTFRTLAREGVIATAFPREYGGTDARQALRIRLIEELGRVCSTSASMITGTDLSSRAIVAGASEALRREIVPRLCTGELQAAFALTEPGAGSDVRGLSTTIRREGGRYLVTGRKKFITRASTADWFAVVGRAEDDPSVFIAVLMPRDAKGFRIGAEVDKLGWFGVPISSLEFDAVEVPASHRLGTEGDGFSLAQDALLRARIGHAAMALGRAIGAVEIASRYAGERTVFGKREGEHQGVQWMLADMVTQIEASRALLALTADKYDAGASDVSIFASMAKLQATDLCMKVVTDALQLTGGRGYLRDFPLERFFRDAKLNQIGEGASEVHKTVIGRDVMRRAPLAERNPCLRDGPLTDY
- a CDS encoding YhdH/YhfP family quinone oxidoreductase, which encodes MPIPQTFEALRTHQSAEGQVQSRLETLRLDDLSAGEVVVRTRYAGVNYKDCLSLHGRAKIIASYPRVAGIELVGEVLASSVPSFEPGQDVLVHGFQTGIAFDGGFSACVRVPAAHVQAVPPGLTPHEAAVIGVPGFTAAMALERFIELGIAPDTGSVAMSGAGGAVGLLGTAILARAGYRVAAITRRMAQEERLRAIGAHEVIDAAVLDAPQRPLEKPRFAAAIDNVGGPMLSWLLRSLADGGAVASVGNAAGNTYEGSVLPFIMRRAQLFGIVANAPLAQRKRLWTKLAAEWKPDMASVLPHVQHIPLGALMEHSARQLEGATSGRVLVDFER
- a CDS encoding CoA transferase yields the protein MGPLHGLRVLEFDAIGPVPWAAMMLADMGADVLRIARPVPAGMGIARDARYETVLRGRRGVTADLKDPAARDAVLALARNAHVLLEGHRPGVMERLGLGPEACLAASPALVYGRMTGWGQHGPLARAVGHDINYIGLTGALHATGTADRPVPPLNLVGDFGGGAMLLALGVMAAVLEARTSGQGQVVDAAMVDGSLLLMAPILGRVATGEWLDRREANLLDGGAPFYGVYETSDRRHLAVGAIEPAFYAALLAGLGLAPDALPPQHDRAAWPETRRRFAALFATRTRDAWCAVFDGTEACVTPVLSLGEVPGHAHHVARESFVPVGGVDQPAPAPRFSRTASVAGRAPADARGGGDEALRDWGFDPGDPRLSALGRTGLTPPATPPPRTP
- a CDS encoding EthD family reductase, whose protein sequence is MTDATIPLRMGLIRKKPDWTDEAFRHHWRHSHGPLVAQLPTLRGYRQNLVTDRLQRGIDFARGPWDFDGFSQLGFDAAAQANAAFTDGELAARIREDERHFLGGLHIVSVAQSTVIAPPAEPHRLLKRISTLRRRTDISEDDFRREWKVHADHVRQMPGVGGYRQNVVTAREFDKGTPCGYETLPIDGIVELWFESTDTLDAAFGSAQGQRTMAHAKSFLAEITAFVVEEWRVV
- a CDS encoding NADH:flavin oxidoreductase/NADH oxidase; its protein translation is MSDPLPLLFQPLRLRGLELSNRVVISPMCQHAAERGHATPWHLVHLGKFALGGAALILTESTAVDPRGRIGTADLGLWKDSQVAPLKAVVDFVHAQGGAIGVQLAHAGRKSGSEPLWEGGAALSAQTMAADEEPWERLGPSALAAGPGWSAPRALGLDEIEAVVQRFVDAARRADEAGFDVVELHFGHGYLVASFLSPNANRRDDAYGGSREKRMALALEIARRVRAAWPEHKPLFCRLSAVDGTLDGWNLDDSVALSRALGDCGVDVIDCSSGGLTEETRALPVPRGLGFQVPFSARIRREAGVVTQAVGMIVDARQAEAVLAAGDADLVALGREALFDPYWAHHAAAELGVDPAYRRWPVRHGVWLAKRAPGLARARAEAAAASNDKETPPP
- a CDS encoding DMT family transporter; the protein is MQGWMLLAMVLWGVNVSAVKALTASFEALPLAALRMAVACVALSAVVLWRRGGLPLLGARQLAAMAGCAFLMVYANQILFAHGLQRSTATNGALIMALSPLVSALMAALVFGEPLTPRRLLGVALGFAGVVAVVLSHPGATLSHAGLGDLMLALSVISFAVGGVGVQRLARQLDPLSMSWVIYLIGTAMLIVHAALGPSPLGAAQLFPGAWPWVLVLFSGVAATAAGNLIWNRSISVIGIARTAVFLYWVPVFGVGFAALLLGETLTVWHLFGFAAVMGGTWLGTRPANKPSS
- a CDS encoding MBL fold metallo-hydrolase gives rise to the protein MTAPATKKFASQADLEEKKVSFTRLSENAYAYTAEGDPNTGIFIGDEAVMVVDTQATPAMAQDVIRRIREVTPLPIKYVLLSHYHAVRVLGASAYFKEGAEQIIASRDTYDLIVERGEQDKASEIGRFPRLFRNVESVPPGLTWPTMTFDGTMSVWLGKKLEVKIAQVGRGHTKGDTIAYLEDQKICFAGDLVEYQSTAYAGDCYFRDWPTTLDRLAGFGFEKLVPGRGAALENATDVRKAIASTRAFISDVYTLVNNGVAQGKTLNVIYKETVAALRPTYGHWVIFDHCMPFDVTRAYDEATGHVHPRIWTAERDIEMWNALES